The Vicinamibacteria bacterium genomic sequence GACCGCTCTCGATAGAAGCGAATCAAGTCGGTCGCCGGGGGAGCTTCGCCGATTTGCCGGAGCATGGCCGCCACCTGTCCCCGGTGGTACGAAGAGTGGTTCACGAGATGGCGGAACATATCGGCGAAACTGTGCCGATATCGGTCGCCCTCGGTCGTCGTGATCGTGACGTCACCGCCGACATCGTCCGCGAGCCCGCCGACGAAACGATCTCGTGCCTCGCGCACCGAATCCCAAAAAAGGCGCAACGAATCGAGCGTCGGGACGTCGTCCACCCCGGTTAGCTTTGCCAGCGGCCGTTTGTTCCAGCGAGAGAGCCAGACCTCTTCGGCGGCGACGATGTGCAAGAGCGTTCCGAAGATGCTGCGATGCGAGCTGCCTCGGTCCTCGTGAAGCGCATCCCGGCCGATCCGCGAAACGGCCTCGAACATGTGGTCGTTGGCCCAGCTGTCGTACGAAAAGAGAGTCAAGGCTTCGTCGCGTGTCACGATTCACCTCCGTGGGGCTCGCGGGGTCGCGCCTCCCGCAGGCCGCCAGCTTCGCCGAGTCGGTGCACCGAAGTCAAACCGGAGGGCGGCATTGGTCGGGCGAGGGGGCCACTGATAAGATCCCGCCAGTGCCCGACA encodes the following:
- a CDS encoding DinB family protein, with the translated sequence MTRDEALTLFSYDSWANDHMFEAVSRIGRDALHEDRGSSHRSIFGTLLHIVAAEEVWLSRWNKRPLAKLTGVDDVPTLDSLRLFWDSVREARDRFVGGLADDVGGDVTITTTEGDRYRHSFADMFRHLVNHSSYHRGQVAAMLRQIGEAPPATDLIRFYRERSTQSSTQAR